The Syntrophales bacterium nucleotide sequence CTGCCGCTAAGCAGGAAGATGTTGATGTGATCGGTTTAGCCTTTTTTAGTGGGGCGTATTTTGAAAATGTATCTCGATTAATCAAATTACTGGAACAAAATAATATGGAAGATGTAAAAATTGTGGTTGGGGGTTTAATCCCTGATGTTGATCAGCCAGAATTACTAAAGATGGGTGTGAAGGCTGTTTTTGGACCGGGTAGTGATCTCACAAGATTTATTGATCTCGTTAAAAGCCGTGCTGAATGCTGAAACAAGAGTAAATTAAAAAATAACAATGGACAAGGAGGATTTTGGAATTGTTAGTAACACGTGATATGTCCGGTTTGTAGCACACAATCTGTCCGGTTTGT carries:
- a CDS encoding cobalamin-dependent protein (Presence of a B(12) (cobalamin)-binding domain implies dependence on cobalamin itself, in one of its several forms, or in some unusual lineages, dependence on a cobalamin-like analog.), with the protein product MESRKKARLLMAKHILEGHDKGTKTVMRMLRDAGVEVIYIIYRAPENIVAAAKQEDVDVIGLAFFSGAYFENVSRLIKLLEQNNMEDVKIVVGGLIPDVDQPELLKMGVKAVFGPGSDLTRFIDLVKSRAEC